From the genome of Verrucomicrobiia bacterium:
ACCGGTATGGAGGATAGCCGTCAGGGGGAAATTGGATTCACCCTTGCGCGCCGGCATCAGGGAAAAGGGTTTGCCTCCGAAGCCATCTCTGCGCTGCTGGAATACGCATTTGCTAAACTCGGCCTGCATCGGGTTGTCGCCATTACGGATTGCGAAAACGCGGCCTCTATCCGCCTTTTGGAGCGGCTTGGAATGCGAAGAGAGGGACACTTTCTCCAAAGCATCAGTAACAGAGGGGAATGGCGGGATGAATATCAGTATGCTATCTTGCGCGATGAATGGATGCAAAAAAGAGAAAGAAAGACATAGA
Proteins encoded in this window:
- a CDS encoding GNAT family protein yields the protein MAANRLTFSRLETDRLILRRFADSDLHALFAYRNDPEVARYQNWSVTDESGLRVFIQNQQSLQPGTHGEWFQLAIALKSTDELVGDCVLRTGMEDSRQGEIGFTLARRHQGKGFASEAISALLEYAFAKLGLHRVVAITDCENAASIRLLERLGMRREGHFLQSISNRGEWRDEYQYAILRDEWMQKRERKT